The Vibrio echinoideorum genome includes a region encoding these proteins:
- the potA gene encoding spermidine/putrescine ABC transporter ATP-binding protein PotA has product MNAKKSVGKPVVQLTGISKSFDGKQVIGNLDLNVNHGEFLTILGPSGCGKTTVLRMIAGFETADSGQILLADQNVTQVPAEQRHVNTVFQSYALFPHMTVFDNVAFGLRMQKVPNTEIEPRVMDALKMVRLEQMAQRKPHQLSGGQQQRIAIARAVVNKPKVLLLDESLSALDYKLRKQMQIELKQLQRQLGITFIFVTHDQEEALSMSDRIIVMRDGVIEQDGTPREIYEEPKNLFVARFIGEINVFEATAKSRQDEKRIIATIEGEESIIYHDKDVSPGQKLQVLLRPEDLRLEEIKESEQRSIVGHIVDRTYKGMTLDSVVELESGMRVMVSEFFNEDDPDVDHSLGQKVAVTWVESWEVVLEDEQEV; this is encoded by the coding sequence TTGAACGCTAAAAAATCAGTAGGAAAGCCAGTCGTACAGCTTACTGGCATTAGTAAAAGTTTCGATGGTAAGCAAGTCATCGGCAATCTTGATCTAAATGTAAATCATGGTGAGTTTCTCACGATCTTAGGACCATCAGGTTGTGGTAAAACAACGGTACTAAGAATGATTGCGGGTTTTGAAACGGCAGATAGTGGTCAAATACTATTAGCGGATCAGAATGTAACACAAGTTCCTGCTGAACAAAGGCATGTTAACACTGTATTCCAAAGCTATGCCCTATTCCCACATATGACCGTTTTCGACAATGTGGCATTTGGCTTACGCATGCAGAAAGTTCCAAACACAGAGATTGAACCTCGTGTAATGGATGCTTTGAAAATGGTGCGCTTGGAACAAATGGCGCAACGAAAGCCACACCAACTATCTGGTGGTCAACAACAACGTATTGCAATCGCTCGTGCTGTTGTTAATAAACCTAAAGTTCTTTTGTTGGACGAATCCCTGTCTGCCCTTGATTACAAACTACGTAAACAAATGCAGATCGAGCTTAAACAATTGCAACGTCAACTTGGGATTACGTTCATTTTTGTAACGCACGACCAAGAAGAAGCACTGTCCATGTCTGATCGTATTATTGTTATGCGTGATGGTGTGATTGAACAAGACGGAACACCAAGAGAAATCTACGAAGAGCCCAAGAACTTATTTGTTGCTCGTTTCATTGGTGAAATTAACGTATTCGAAGCGACAGCGAAATCTCGTCAAGATGAGAAGCGCATTATTGCGACAATCGAAGGCGAAGAGTCAATTATCTATCACGATAAAGACGTATCACCAGGTCAAAAGTTGCAAGTACTACTTCGCCCTGAAGATCTTCGTCTTGAAGAAATTAAAGAGTCGGAACAGCGTTCTATTGTTGGCCATATTGTCGATCGAACCTACAAAGGCATGACGTTAGATTCAGTAGTTGAACTTGAATCTGGTATGCGTGTCATGGTTAGCGAATTCTTCAACGAAGATGACCCTGATGTTGATCACTCACTGGGCCAAAAAGTTGCAGTAACTTGGGTTGAGAGTTGGGAAGTGGTATTAGAAGATGAGCAAGAAGTTTAA
- the potB gene encoding spermidine/putrescine ABC transporter permease PotB: protein MSKKFNLQNAIVALITGWLVLFVMIPNIMIIGTSFLTRDEANLIEMTFTLDNYLRLADPLYFKVLMHSFYMAIVATLLCLIIGYPFAYIVAKMPVKWRPIMLFLVIVPFWTNSLIRTYGLKVVLGTQGVLNKGLLALDIIDKPLRIMYSETAVMIGLVYILLPFMILPLYSAIEKLDDTYLEAAKDLGANKLQTLLKVVLPLTMPGIIGGCLLVLLPALGMFYISDLLGGAKNLLIGNVIKSQVLNARDWPFGAATSIALTTAMAVMLYAYYRAGKLLNKKVELD from the coding sequence ATGAGCAAGAAGTTTAATTTACAAAACGCGATTGTTGCTTTAATCACAGGTTGGCTGGTTCTGTTCGTGATGATTCCAAACATCATGATCATCGGAACGAGCTTCTTAACTCGTGATGAAGCGAATTTAATCGAGATGACTTTCACTCTCGATAACTACTTGCGTTTAGCTGATCCGTTGTATTTTAAAGTGCTTATGCACTCTTTCTATATGGCGATAGTCGCAACTCTGCTTTGTTTAATTATTGGTTACCCGTTTGCCTACATAGTGGCAAAAATGCCGGTTAAATGGCGTCCAATCATGTTGTTCTTAGTGATTGTGCCATTCTGGACTAACTCTTTGATTCGTACTTACGGCTTAAAAGTGGTTTTGGGTACTCAAGGTGTTTTGAACAAAGGTTTGTTAGCGTTAGATATTATCGATAAACCACTTCGTATTATGTATTCAGAAACGGCAGTAATGATCGGTTTAGTGTATATCCTGCTCCCGTTCATGATTTTGCCGTTGTATTCAGCGATTGAAAAGCTAGACGATACTTATTTAGAAGCGGCTAAAGACTTAGGTGCGAACAAACTTCAAACGCTATTGAAGGTTGTTTTACCTCTAACGATGCCAGGCATTATCGGCGGTTGTTTACTTGTATTGCTCCCTGCGCTTGGAATGTTCTACATTTCAGACTTGTTGGGCGGAGCTAAGAACTTGTTGATCGGTAACGTCATTAAGAGCCAAGTGCTGAATGCTCGTGATTGGCCGTTTGGCGCCGCAACCAGTATTGCACTGACCACCGCTATGGCTGTGATGTTGTATGCCTACTACCGAGCAGGCAAGCTATTGAACAAGAAAGTGGAGCTAGACTAA